In Amyelois transitella isolate CPQ chromosome 28, ilAmyTran1.1, whole genome shotgun sequence, the following are encoded in one genomic region:
- the LOC106141266 gene encoding zinc finger protein 62 homolog, with the protein MHDSENVLRTICCTCLSRKRKLFQLCRLADGVNNLYSLLSYDEEAYKEVFYKDTASLHVCWECKAVLSKISLFRHQACSIQKQLTDIADGRTNIENLKHGLSNLITTTKDTYDVIISNLTDETDNFIDCGPASSDDDIPLSELNPNCVSDDDSFNEKIKSRAKVKLKKKTNVKINDNESSLLRHKKYFTETKMSNEDMLKMREEIKLGTFKDALCKCESCLIEFKTDIALKKHDEDFHTMKEKHSQCSTCLSFTPDDEIESHLESHLMKYTCKLCGLVVTPRDMAKHVYGHREMKDLRMAVSPNTKMKNACKDKISSHGDTFKCPECNKYFDTKNKRWKHIQRCHREGYACDKCGKRFPFANNLNRHVRLHLSPPPREQCPICRKSVRCDLMKSHALTHAARERHSCRACDKSFVSRASYQHHLKYTRAHAHGDILKYKCETCDKGYRSRAELRDHVSYQHENRTRHKCPECGKALATRRCIARHVRRAHRGVKENARDKICQLCGKAFRDKKGLREHQFIHSGERPLSCEICGRTFRQSASLYTHRKRVHKICPRKKNVELLDIDVK; encoded by the exons ATGCATGATTCAGAAAATGTGTTAAGAACGATATGTTGTACTTGTTTGAGTCGTAAAAGGAAGTTATTTCAACTTTGTCGGCTTGCTGATggagtaaataatttatattcactGTTATCATACGATGAAGAGGCTTATAAG gaagTATTCTACAAGGACACAGCCAGCCTGCACGTTTGCTGGGAGTGCAAGGCTGTGTTGTCTAAAATCAGCCTGTTCCGACACCAAGCCTGCTCCATACAGAAACAGCTGACAGATATTGCTGATGGACGGACaaat ATAGAAAATCTTAAACATGGTCTctcaaatttaataacaacaaCCAAGGACACATACGATGTAATTATCTCAAATCTGACTGATGAAACAGACAATTTTATCGATTGCGGTCCAGCCAGCAGTGATGATGATATACCTCTGTCAGAGTTGAATCCTAATTGTGTTTCAGATGATGATAGCTTTAATGAG aaaataaaatccCGAGCAAAAGtgaagttaaaaaagaaaactaatgtcaaaattaatgataatgaatcTTCTTTGTTGAGAcacaagaaatattttacagaGACAAAAATGTCCAATGAAGATATGCTGAAAATGAgagaagaaattaaattaggcACTTTTAAAGATGCGCTGTGCAAATGCGAATCTTGTTTAATAGAGTTTAAGACTGATATTGCTTTAAAGAAACATGATGAGGATTTTCATACTATG AAAGAGAAGCACTCCCAGTGCTCTACCTGCCTCTCTTTCACACCCGACGATGAAATTGAATCGCACTTAGAAAGTCATCTTATGAAGTACACTTGTAAATTATGTGGACTTGTTGTCACTCCGAGAGATATGGCGAAACATGTGTACGGCCATAGAGAaatgaaa GATCTTCGTATGGCAGTCTCTCCCAATACGAAAATGAAGAATGCATGCAAAGATAAAATCTCGTCACATGGTGATACCTTTAAATGCCCGgagtgcaataaatatttcga CACAAAAAACAAGCGTTGGAAACACATTCAGCGTTGCCACCGCGAGGGCTACGCTTGCGACAAATGCGGAAAGCGGTTTCCGTTCGCTAACAACTTGAATAGGCATGTGCG TCTCCACCTATCCCCACCACCTCGGGAACAATGCCCAATATGTCGCAAGTCGGTCCGATGCGATCTGATGAAATCGCACGCGCTGACGCACGCAGCTCGCGAGCGTCACTCGTGCCGAGCGTGCGACAAGTCGTTCGTGAGTCGCGCGTCGTACCAACACCATTTGAAGTATACGAGGGCGCACGCGCATGGCGATATTCTCAA ATACAAATGCGAGACATGCGACAAAGGATACCGCTCCCGGGCGGAACTCCGGGACCACGTCAGCTATCAGCACGAGAACAGGACTCGGCATAAATGTCCCGAGTGCGGGAAG GCACTCGCAACGCGGCGATGTATAGCGCGTCACGTGCGGCGCGCCCACCGCGGCGTTAAAGAGAACGCCAGAGACAAAATATGCCAGCTTTGCGGCAAAGCGTTCAGG GACAAAAAAGGTCTTCGTGAACACCAGTTTATACACAGCGGTGAGCGGCCGCTGTCGTGTGAAATTTGCGGCCGCACGTTCCGGCAGAGCGCGTCACTTTACACGCATAGGAAGCGAGTGCATAAGATTTGTCCGCGGAAGAAGAATGTGGAATTGTTAGATAttgatgtcaaataa
- the LOC106134377 gene encoding zinc finger protein 239-like gives MSLDVNMLNTDLNTAEDVYKVTEVEKEWTDGEDAASQDWEAEKREPDEGNQNTKKQDSNYNPKSKDQGIVCCVCKKYITRSKNLKLHMRVHTGERPYECKMCGSRFSNSSMLQIHKRTHTGEKPYECDVCHNRFAVKSHLQRHSKTHTGEKPYECNVCRSRFTSNSNLQGHLKTHTGEKPFQCDVCQKSFARNSVLQRHIRTHTGEKPHECNLCEKSFADRNKLLVHLRTHTGERPYECSICPARFSDNGRLKIHIRTHTGEKPYECTFCQRPFADKSNLRSHMLKHNEGHSFLRATMRNS, from the exons ATGAGTTTGGATGTTAACATGTTGAATACTGATTTGAACACAGCAGAGGATGTCTACAAAGTGACAGAGGTGGAAAAGGAATGGACAGACGGGGAGG ATGCCGCCTCACAAGATTGGGAAGCCGAGAAACGAGAACCAGATGAAGGGAACCAAAATACCAAGAAACAAGACTCCAATTACAACCCAAAATCAAAAGACCAGGGCATCGTGTGTTGTGTTTGCAAAAAATACATCACCCGCTCCAAAAACCTGAAACTACATATGCGCGTACACACTGGAGAAAGACCTTATGAATGCAAAATGTGCGGAAGCCGCTTCAGCAACTCTAGTATGTTACAAATTCACAAACGAACTCATACAGGTGAGAAACCTTACGAATGCGACGTGTGTCATAACAGGTTCGCAGTGAAATCTCATTTACAGAGACATTCAAAAACTCATACCGGGGAAAAGCCTTACGAATGTAATGTATGTCGAAGCAGGTTCACTAGCAACAGTAACCTACAGGGGCATTTGAAAACGCACACAGGCGAGAAACCGTTTCAATGCGACGTGTGTCAAAAAAGTTTCGCGAGAAACTCCGTGTTACAAAGGCATATAAGGACTCACACGGGTGAGAAACCGCACGAATGCAATCTGTGTGAGAAATCTTTCGCCGATAGAAATAAATTGCTTGTACATTTACGCACTCATACTGGTGAGAGACCTTATGAGTGTAGTATATGTCCGGCTAGGTTTAGCGATAATGGTAGgttgaaaatacatataagaaCTCATACAGGTGAGAAACCGTATGAGTGTACGTTTTGTCAACGCCCCTTCGCAGATAAGTCCAATTTGAGAAGTCATATGTTGAAACATAATGAGGGACATAGTTTTTTACGAGCTACTATGAGAAATTCTTGA
- the LOC106140381 gene encoding uncharacterized protein LOC106140381 — MTTHEVPVIHHQQMHHEIEVPVLNLLVPMHHQPPQQVIHESQIIQQQQHIPEPPEQQHIPESQSQPPPQPQQQTHEERKPKLDKKKKEAIDGQAREIIFKVIKFFESEKQNRGYAFPVENVVKRACAATGLSESTIKRIKRDGLRAEATHTKMTGPKKKRIRKTKVQLDYFQLCALRGIVNGYSNRKEVPTLGKILAAAKHELNYRGGKESLRLILLNKLGIKFKKCEKKNKKPVEPAPQQMPMPNTMQHPPMQQMKPMENHCVYTNLMPQVPPVSY; from the coding sequence ATGACGACACACGAAGTACCAGTTATACACCACCAACAAATGCATCATGAAATAGAAGTTccagttttaaatttgttagtTCCAATGCATCATCAGCCGCCGCAGCAGGTGATACACGAGTCTCAGATAATACAGCAACAGCAGCACATCCCTGAACCGCCTGAACAACAACACATCCCCGAGTCCCAGTCACAGCCCCCACCTCAACCCCAACAGCAAACTCACGAAGAGAGAAAGCCTAAATtggacaaaaaaaagaaagaggcCATAGACGGACAAGCGCGGGAAATCATATTTAAGGTCATAAAATTTTTCGAaagtgaaaaacaaaatagggGATATGCATTTCCTGTTGAAAATGTTGTTAAAAGAGCTTGCGCCGCTACTGGGCTGTCGGAGAGTACGATCAAAAGGATCAAGAGAGACGGTTTGCGCGCCGAAGCGACACATACAAAAATGACAGGTCCGAAGAAGAAAAGAATTAGAAAAACTAAAGTGCAGCTTGATTATTTCCAGTTATGTGCATTAAGAGGTATTGTAAATGGTTATTCTAATAGGAAAGAGGTGCCAACATTAGGGAAAATATTAGCCGCTGCTAAACATGAACTGAATTACAGAGGGGGGAAAGAATCCCTTAGGCTTATACTGTTGAATAAGCTTggtattaagtttaaaaaatgcgagaaaaagaataaaaagccAGTAGAGCCGGCTCCTCAGCAAATGCCTATGCCAAATACAATGCAGCATCCACCAATGCAGCAAATGAAACCTATGGAAAATCATTGTGTTTACACGAACCTTATGCCACAAGTACCGCCTGTATCATATTAG